A stretch of Opitutales bacterium DNA encodes these proteins:
- a CDS encoding SDR family oxidoreductase, whose amino-acid sequence MNIANSTILITGSNRGIGKTIVEAVLAAGAKKVYATARNIASVQPLADQYGDKIVPLALDVSKSDSVQIAADAAGDVDIVINNAGILRLASPLDPHAIDTFKEELETNVYGLLRIAQAFAPILKANGGGVLAQLNSVASLKNFSDFATYSASKAASYSLTQGLREKLAEQNTQVVSVHPGPIKTDMAHEAGFGDVGDPPSVVANEIVRAIEAGDFHAFPDTIAQQFWTGYQPFAENFIEATLAEA is encoded by the coding sequence ATGAACATAGCAAACAGCACTATCCTCATCACGGGATCCAATCGTGGTATCGGCAAAACAATCGTCGAAGCCGTCCTAGCCGCGGGGGCGAAAAAAGTATACGCCACCGCCCGAAACATCGCCTCCGTCCAGCCACTAGCGGATCAATACGGAGACAAAATAGTCCCCCTCGCCCTGGACGTATCCAAGTCAGATTCAGTCCAAATCGCTGCCGACGCTGCGGGCGACGTAGACATCGTCATAAACAACGCCGGTATCCTGCGCCTCGCTTCACCCCTCGATCCTCACGCGATTGATACATTCAAAGAAGAACTCGAGACCAACGTCTACGGCCTACTGCGCATCGCCCAAGCTTTTGCACCCATCCTCAAAGCCAACGGCGGCGGCGTGCTCGCTCAGCTCAACTCGGTAGCATCCCTGAAAAACTTCTCAGACTTCGCCACCTATTCCGCCTCAAAAGCGGCATCGTATTCCCTCACCCAAGGACTCCGCGAAAAACTCGCTGAACAAAACACCCAAGTCGTCAGCGTCCACCCCGGCCCCATCAAAACCGACATGGCCCACGAAGCCGGATTCGGCGACGTGGGCGACCCACCCAGCGTCGTGGCCAACGAAATTGTCCGCGCCATCGAAGCCGGCGATTTCCACGCCTTCCCCGACACCATAGCCCAACAATTCTGGACCGGCTACCAACCCTTTGCCGAAAACTTCATCGAAGCCACCCTGGCCGAAGCGTAA
- a CDS encoding TetR/AcrR family transcriptional regulator, whose amino-acid sequence MPGPAKQFDPDAALMDAINVFSTHGYNGTSLSLLTEAMGIGKKSLYDTFGDKRSLFFKAIRAYTRKSISDMTAVLFDPNSDSLVQNLQTLFSIWIQSHSEPQSKGCLLGTCMADFDDADIEAAETLREGLTLVEDLLTDAMEQASANGELKLSAAPRDVARTLLCISQGVALVGRISTSEEVIRSALEVTQKQILRT is encoded by the coding sequence ATGCCAGGTCCCGCCAAACAATTTGATCCAGACGCAGCATTGATGGATGCCATCAATGTCTTCTCGACGCACGGATACAATGGCACCTCGCTTTCCCTGCTCACCGAAGCCATGGGCATCGGCAAAAAAAGCCTTTACGACACCTTTGGGGACAAGCGCTCGCTCTTCTTCAAAGCTATCCGCGCCTACACCCGCAAGTCCATCAGCGACATGACCGCGGTGCTCTTCGATCCCAACAGCGACTCCCTGGTCCAAAATCTCCAAACACTCTTTTCAATCTGGATTCAAAGCCACAGTGAGCCTCAAAGCAAAGGCTGCCTCCTGGGCACATGCATGGCAGATTTCGACGACGCAGACATCGAAGCTGCCGAAACCCTACGTGAAGGCCTTACCCTTGTAGAAGACCTCCTCACCGACGCCATGGAACAAGCATCGGCGAATGGGGAACTCAAGCTCTCCGCAGCACCCCGTGATGTCGCACGCACCCTCCTCTGCATTAGCCAAGGCGTCGCCCTAGTCGGACGGATCTCAACATCCGAAGAAGTCATCCGCAGCGCCCTAGAAGTCACCCAGAAACAAATCCTTCGCACTTAA